In the genome of Thunnus albacares chromosome 8, fThuAlb1.1, whole genome shotgun sequence, the window CATTTAAAATCTTGTCCACTTGTAAGCAGTTGAGAAGTGAATCTGCTGAAGGCGAAAcgaggaaagagagaaggaaggtgTGTTAGTGGGATGGCGGTAGGGCTTTATGAAATTCTAGGTGTGTTTTTCTCGTCTGAAAACTAAGTGAACAAGTCCAGCCTGATCAGGCTCTTTCTAATTCTGTCACAGTGATGGGCTTGTGCAAGCACACTGAAACATGTCTACTAAAAAACACCCTCACGTGCTACCTGGCTTACGCCCTACTAGCTTTACCGGTGTATAAATGCGCCCCATGCGTGAGtaagtttgttttctgtgtctaTGTGTGATCTGCCCTCATTATTCTTAACGGATGCGTTGTATGAGCCAGGTTTCCAGGGTGTGTGTTGAGCACGTGTACAAAATCCTAACAGACAGCTATAAGCCtctattattcatgtttttattcatattgtaaaaaaaaatgctgaaggGTAGGACATTTGTCAGTAACCACCTCTTTCTTCCTATGTCCTTGCAGCTTCCTGTGGGATGAGTACACAGTGGAAGTGCGTATCAACGACTATCTGGACATCATCTGCCCCCATTACGCCCACGGCGAGGTGTCATCACATGCAGCTGAGCGCTATGTGCTGTACATGGTGGAGAAGGAGGACTACGAGGTGTGTAAACCTCACTCCTTCGACCAGCTCCGTTGGGAGTGCTCGCGGCCCTTCGCTCCCCATGCTCCTGAAAAATTCTCTGAGAAGTTCCAGCGCTTCACGCCCTTCACCTTGGGCAAGGAGTTCAAACAGGGAGAGAGCTATTATTATATCTGTAAGTATTTAATAGCAATATTCATTGCAGTATATAATCTTATCACACTCCTGAGAAGCTTTCTTATATTAAAACTTTCCCTCTTTCTGACTCTTTTCCAGCCAAGCCAATGCATCACCATGGCGAGGATTGCCTGAGGCTGAGAGTGGATGTTGTTGGGCATAAAGGCTCTGGAAAGAACCATCTAGACAAATCCAAGGCAGAGGAGACAGGGAAAAGCTTGGATGGAGGAAAAGTGAAGTTTCCCGCTGCTGGAGGAGTGCATAACCCCTCTAACAGGCTCCCAGCAGGTGAGgattgttttgtaaaaaaacataCCAGACAGATGCAAAATAGTTGCAACAGTCATGCATCTGAGAAGACCTCAACTGGGTGTGTTTACCATGACTGAATGATGAAATCCAATACTGactctccctcccttttttttttttttttttcttagacgATCCTGCTGTGATGGAGCCAAATGTTCAGAGGAGTATCGGCAGTTCAGGAACACAGCTGGACTCCTTGTCAGTCGTCTTTACCACAATCTCAGTCTTGTTATCCCTGATGCTACACTAAGGCTTGCTGGGACACCATAACAGAGACAATGCTATAACCTAATGCTGGTCATTGGGACCATGAACACTCAGAGATTTTTTTATGCAGATTTTTTATACGAGCATGGACAGAGCcgttgttgtgtgtttgtgtgtttgatgtgtttgtttgcgtgAATGTGGAACGTTGATCGTTCCAAAGAAGAGGACctcaaagatgttttttttattactttattaaaaGGATGGCGATTCTCATTTTTGACCATTTAAGATGCACACTTTTTTTCAGCCGCTATGAGCAAAACTGTAAGCAAACCGatcaaaaataatgaatttattaATATCTGATTGAAAATTACACAAGGATTACAACATCCTCATGATCATGTCTTTTTCAAATGTTCATATCATCGGTACAGTAATTTCTCAGACTCTCACTgccatttttcttcatttacatGTAGCGAAATTATTAATTCTGTGTTTTGGAAATGTTGTCGGCTAATGCCAACGTTATGTAGGATTTTTGTCATGTTGTTGTGTAGCACTCAGCTCCCGGTTATTCACGTATCTGTCAAAGCATCACTGTTACATTCACTCAAGAAGAGAAAATACACAGAATCAGGTACTGTGGTTTAAAATGCGCCATACATAAAATATCTGACACATAGGTAAACAAATTTGCTAATATTTAAATCTCACTtgtatggttaaaaaaaaagctcaaatgatCCAAAAATCAGAAACAATCAATTCCAGAAAAATTGCATACGTTTTTCAAGCCATAAATCATCACCAATCTGTTAGTGTTGAAAACCACTTTAAGAGAATCAATTGTAAAAGTCATAGGTATTTAAGGGAGCTTATCGTTAATTTCTGTTGTCATGACAGTATGATGGTACACTGGCAGATGTTTGCAGATGCGATCCAATTGTTGTTATCAAACCTCAAACTGAAGGGATTTCCGagaatatgttttgttttcttatcaGACCTACTTCttgtcattttgtaaatgtttatatgtaaatTTGTACATAGAAAAAACTATAAGAAACTGTTTTAAgatgtgaaatatttcagtgaaataaaagaaatgtgatgtaataaacatttctgtctgtttttcatcagttaaatatatttttgcactgaaCACTGACGTCATTGAGATTTTGATGGATGACACAATGTTTTGGCAAAGCTATCCATCTCCTGTCCGATGAAATCTCTCCAGCCCCCCTCCACATTTCCACCCCCAGGTCTTTCCCAACCTCTATTTTCTCATCCCCTCTTCTCtgccctctctgtctttcatccCTTGTGACACAGTTTACTCTGGCTTAGATTTCACAGTCTGAAAACCAAACACTAGGGACGAGAGGGGGGACGATGAAGGAGCGAGAGAGCCGGTTAGTGCAGGGAGAGAGGCCCACAAGCAAACTGACAACTGGGTGTGAAGGTGTCACTCTCGCCTCCTTGCTCACACTCTTCCACTCTTTTTTTTGCCCTTTCTTGCCCTGTCTTTACTACTCTGTGCATCCTCCTTGGAGGGAAAGCAGAAGATCCGTCTTCATTCCAACATAGGAATGAAGATGAGCACAGTACGCAAACCTCAGAGCTGACTGAAAACTGTCAAAAGTCACCATCCCTTGTAAAACCACGCAACATATACATTCAAAACCAGATCATAAAAATGagttatttgtttttccatcatcaCGTCATAGCTTCATATATTCACTGCAGATGATCACACAGTCGCAGGGAGCTTGTGCAATGTAACACCCATGTAGATGTACTGTGGGTTAATGCAAGGCAGGCTTTCAGTGTACCTGATGGAACAGACCAAACATGGTATTCGCTGTAATGTGGGACTCAGTAATGTGTCAGTTCAAGATGATGTCATATAGCAATATGCAACAATGCAGTCAGATTACATACTGTGATATGGACAATTTATCAATTATAACACAGAATAAACAAATTACCAGCAGCGGAGGAAGTCTGCATTTAATTTTCTGCTTGCATAAAAGTGAAGCAGATACTAATTGCAAAGAATGGTTTCAGTTATTGAATAATGTATATCTATAAATATCACTGTTGAAATCCCCAAAATTGGAAATATCAATATaaggaaacaacaaaaataccTACAATTTTAAATTTGTACAAAATGTATTAACCTCTCAAAAGGCAAAAACCCTCCTATCTCCAGTTTATGGGGATTCtccatgctttcatttcacTCTCTTCCTAAGATTGAGTATAAAGTCTCTAAAACTCTGCAATATTTTATGATCTTACAgtatcagaatcaggtttattgccaagtaggtttgcacatacaaagAATTTACTTTGATGTTGTGATGCATAATGATCAAAAGATATGAagtaagagaaaatacaaatatcACAAAAGTTGAGTTatcataaataatacaaaatagaaatagaaCATTGCCATATATTTTGCAGAATGTATTTTGATGTATGGATCTCAATTTACAAAGTATTTGGTAACTATAACCATCAGATACAGCAGATGTAGTAGagtaaaaaacatattttcacctGAAATATTGTTGAGTcaagggaaaaaaattaaaaaagttaCTTTCCATCATTGATGGTTATAACCTGAAATATGTAATAGATGATAGAATGAGTGTACTTTTGAAATATATGTGAATATTATAAAGGTATGCAAACATCAATTCATTATTGGATTACATTAGCATATACATGTGAAGGGCATCTAAATATCAAGGCTagacaaatatatatttgtaatattaaatgtgcattttgtttGCATAACACTGCAGGAGATTCAcacaaaaaaggagaagaaattACAATTTAATAACAGAAAGATCAATTATGAGCCAGAAAGATAAAACTGCTCAACAGTTACAGTATTATAGAAAATGCCACTGAGGACATAACaaattaagtgaaaaaaaaaaaaatcaaatgtcaaACAGATGCAAAATTTAAACAAGActagaacaaaaagaaaatgaaggcgaggaaaggagaaaattaTACATCAAAGACTGTTGTTAAAGGTCAAATTTGAGAGCTTTTTGAAAAGTGTAGAGCGAATGAGGATCTGTGGGAAGAGCTCTGCAGTGATTAGTCCGCTGAAAGCCTCATCTACCCCTTTCAGCTCTGATGCTCAGTCCTGACAGCTGGACACAGGAGGTGAAGCCGGCTGATCTGAGGGTCTGTGATGGTGGGCGAGGTAATAAAGGTAAGAAAGAAAGTTAATAAGGATTTTGTAGGTGATTAGAATGAATTTGACCTGAACTTTGCTGAAAGGGAAGGTAGCTGtagttttaattaaatgatgaaatatggATTTCATGGACATCTTAAATGCTGGATGTAATATCTATGAAATGAATAAACTGGAATAGTCCACTGACCATTCCGCCCCAGTGGAATGCGTTTTCAACGTCATTTTGAACAAGATTGTGAGAGTGAAGGCACATTCAAAAAcaatatgaacaaaataaatgtcaacTCAAGGCCCACTTACTATTACttaatattactattactattccTGCTCTGACATGCAttcaaaagctccagaaaacaACTATAAAATGGACCTCAAGTTATATTTCTTTTGTCAAAACAGGCATGAATTATGTTATTGTGATGATGTTTGCATGCACACCTCACATGTACATGCATTTATAACACAATTCAACTGTctatatgtcatatttttttaccCTACAATTTGTTTAACCAGTACATTTCAGAAAAgtcaaatatgcaaatatccaACTGCTCATCAGTCGTTTCATTTTGACTCTTCTTGTTATGTGACGTTTATTTATCCTGTATATTAGTTtttgggatcaataaagttgaATTGAACTGGTCTGAACTTCTATGTTGCAGAAGCTCTCTGACCTCCCTCAATACATTGAGTCAAAAACACAGATGTActacaagattttttttttaaattattattataatattcttattatacatccatgtagAATCAAAACTCTTCAGCCAGCTCACTCAGTGCACCTTCCACGTTTCTTTACGTGATTACGTCACGCGCGAGTTCCGCCATCGTTTCAGCGTCCTATTGGAGCAAACACACCCACCTGTTTTATCACACAGCAAATCAGCTTGCAGAAAATCTCAGTACGCTGATTGCAAACACGGAAATCTAGCGAGAGAAGGAGCCTGTGGGACGTCAGCGCACTGTAGTTATTTGCTACCTTTAATTTCATTGCAGTTCCGGTTCCTTCTAATCAAAAGCGCGAAAAATACCAGAAGCGGCGGTGCATCTGTTTTTACCCCCGTTCTATGGATTTGTTGCAGCTGCTATCATGGGCTTGCATCGTGTTTACAGTCGGGATGTTCTCGACTGGACTGTAAGTTGTAATGCTCATTATAGTGACATGCAACATGGCAATTTTTCATCCTCATTTGTTTCTGCAACGTCATATGTTTGGTAGTAAATAAGAGAGTGGTGAGATGGACGGAGCTGTTGTGAAACTGTTGCACTTGCTTGTTTGAACTCCTGTCAGCCACATGTACTTGTGAAGGAGTAACTTTATCGCCTGTGTTGActgtttttctgcctctctctctctctctctctcttcctgtgtgtgtttgtaggacCGACCTGAAGAAGATGCACGAATCCAAGAGTGCTGACAACATCCAGTTCCTCCCTTTCCTCACTACGTGTCTtaagtgagtgtgtttgtgcacatacCCTGATTTTCCACTATGATCAGCATCACTGTGTCACACTCTGGTCAGCACATCTAATGCTCCTCTTGTTGTCATAGTAACCTGGGTTGGTTGTATTATGGGATTCTGAAGAGAGATCAAACAATTGTCCTGGTCAACGTTATCGGAGCTTTTCTGCAGATCCTCTATGTCGCCACGTACCTCCActacacaaaacaaaaggtcAGTATGCAGACGGAGGAGGTGCAGCTCAGTTTTGGTGTGTTGTGTACACACCTGTCTCTTAGCATCttcctgtgtttcttttgttttgttttagagGCAGGTGATGTCCCAGACGCTTGCTGCAGGAATGGTGCTGACCTGCGCTTGGTTCTACTTCACCACGTTTCTTCCGCCGGGAGACACTCGTCTCAGCCAGCTAGGCCTCACGTGCAGTGTGGTCACCGTCAGCATGTACCTGTCACCGCTCACTGACTTGGTATGAAACATATGCATTACAGGCAGCATGTAATAAGTCAAATGTACTTTTCTTCTCTTACTGGACTCGTataccccatttacacctggtattaacatgtgatctttATCTAGATACGTTATCTGGATAAGAAAAAACGCACgttaatgcaaggtgtaaatgCACTTAGAAAGCATTGTGTTCAGATCTCGGCCAGGTGTAAGTGCAATCTGTACAGTGTGACCACattcacaagtaaaaaaaaaaatccatacagcaagttgaaaggtcacctaAGTCCACGTCTGCCTGCCAGCTTATGCAAGACCTGCAAACGTTGGGAGTAGTAGAAGTGGATAAAAGTCTTCCCTCTTAACAAACAAATGACGCCAATCCGCAGCATTGCTTCCCGTGACCTAAGACTCGCCATGTTTGCTGAAAAGTCTGCCAGCCTTGCCCAC includes:
- the efna1b gene encoding ephrin-A1b, whose amino-acid sequence is MDLVRLVCLALSICAWFASAERHSVYWNSSNPNFLWDEYTVEVRINDYLDIICPHYAHGEVSSHAAERYVLYMVEKEDYEVCKPHSFDQLRWECSRPFAPHAPEKFSEKFQRFTPFTLGKEFKQGESYYYISKPMHHHGEDCLRLRVDVVGHKGSGKNHLDKSKAEETGKSLDGGKVKFPAAGGVHNPSNRLPADDPAVMEPNVQRSIGSSGTQLDSLSVVFTTISVLLSLMLH
- the slc50a1 gene encoding sugar transporter SWEET1, yielding MDLLQLLSWACIVFTVGMFSTGLTDLKKMHESKSADNIQFLPFLTTCLNNLGWLYYGILKRDQTIVLVNVIGAFLQILYVATYLHYTKQKRQVMSQTLAAGMVLTCAWFYFTTFLPPGDTRLSQLGLTCSVVTVSMYLSPLTDLVEIVRSGNVQRLSFPLTVATFFTSTSWVLYGLQLNDHYIVVPNTPGIFTSLIRFYLFWRFASNQSPSYKAMQI